In a genomic window of Besnoitia besnoiti strain Bb-Ger1 chromosome XI, whole genome shotgun sequence:
- a CDS encoding histone lysine methyltransferase SET2 (encoded by transcript BESB_019980) has protein sequence MKPTPEGERRQSRGRRTPNECAETREAESPTPCSGRREEADPPQRTSEPGNEPENERKKARERGKRETAEKTPAHAELRDATRSCGHAATNPPPLDGETARKRPNESNSRVET, from the coding sequence ATGAAACCGACTCCTGAGGGCGAACGGAGAcagtcgcgcggccgcaggacgcCTAACGAGTGCGCCGAGACACGCGAGGCGGAATCACCCACAccctgcagcggccgccgagaaGAGGCCGACCCACCACAGAGAACGAGCGAGCCAGGGAACGAGCCAGAGaacgagagaaagaaggcgagagagagagggaagagagagactgcagagaagacgcccGCCCACGCCGAACTGAGAGACGCAACTCGATCGTGTGGACATGCGGCAACAAACCCGCCGCCACTCGACGGCGAAACCGCGCGAAAGAGGCCGAACGAATCAAACAGCCGAGTCGAGACGTAA